Proteins co-encoded in one Papaver somniferum cultivar HN1 chromosome 5, ASM357369v1, whole genome shotgun sequence genomic window:
- the LOC113283966 gene encoding uncharacterized protein LOC113283966 has product MGSSENDVPVPALPVNEPFFSIRDYVLAARDKNISRNWPFPEKYLQTCMIHGVSKVLPPFDSHKSVKNLLYRKEKKSDIGSVLKECTGVDRGKEIVQVNCNISTLNTNSNEEMDEQGITAEASCSKRLNSNGQEENFICVKDVKCDIAPVQNICEGHDREEEILEENDNVISTSNSNPMSNIEENSCDVNMKSDNGSIRKHCVGLNCREELVKVNGDVSATSNSNLKSNEEENSGCVKGDKPDTGAVTCVGFDCKEMIGVNGNESTSNSNPRSNVEENSSYAKDMESDIGSIQKTCVGLDRREDIFEVNGVVSATSNSNLKPKRDENSDCIKDDKLDTGAITCVGQDCKEISEVSGNVSPSDSNQRSNIEENSSCVKDMKFGMGSVQKNRVGLDRGKDIFEASDVVCATSSDRRKDIFKVNGVVCGTSSSNLKSNRDENFDCIRDDKSDTGAVTCVGNDCKEIVEANGNVGTSDSNPRSNEEGNSNHVKDNKSDTGAINFVGVDCEEEIIEVNGNASTSNLNPGSNEDENSDIGSLQNNCVGFNHEEETIEVNSNVNSTSNSNRKFSEEMDEQCLEAAASCSKRLNSKRNKRKRKAKMRLVADVVADAKPDTLEERDKINGSTWAIDQRVIYRRMSSRIKDEDEVDGIKETTAINYILETRSAERLQKIRQDRKNNNTAEDDINVVEKKPTLEVKLKHRKPQPSTVEVNTPIKNDSKSKPVVTRSQVKRSLRSVNGVSTIRRLRSRGKS; this is encoded by the exons atggGTTCTTCAGAAAATGATGTTCCAGTACCAGCACTCCCAGTTAATGAGCCCTTCTTCTCAATAAG AGATTATGTTCTTGCAGCCCGGGATAAGAATATCTCTCGTAACTGGCCATTTCCTGAGAAATATTTGCAAACTTGTATGATACATGGGGTCTCTAAGGTGCTCCCTCCGTTTGACTCTCATAAATCTGTGAAGAACTTACTGtacagaaaagaaaagaagtctGATATTGGTTCGGTACTAAAAGAATGTACGGGTGTCGACCGCGGAAAGGAAATTGTTCAAGTTAATTGTAACATAAGCACTTTGAATACAAATTCCAACGAAGAAATGGATGAGCAGGGTATTACAGCCGAGGCATCCTGCTCCAAGAGGTTAAATTCCAATGGACAAGAAGAGAATTTTATTTGTGTGAAGGATGTGAAATGTGATATTGCTCCAGTACAAAATATCTGTGAGGGTCACGACCGCGAAGAAGAAATTCTTGAAGAAAATGATAATGTAATAAGCACTTCGAATTCAAATCCAATGTCCAACATCGAAGAGAACTCTTGTGATGTCAATATGAAATCTGATAATGGTTCCATACGAAAACACTGTGTAGGTCTCAACTGCAGAGAAGAGCTAGTTAAAGTTAATGGTGATGTAAGTGCTACGTCGAATTCAAATCTGAAGTCCAATGAAGAAGAAAACTCTGGTTGCGTCAAGGGTGACAAACCTGATACTGGTGCAGTAACATGTGTAGGTTTCGACTGCAAAGAAATGATTGGAGTTAATGGTAATGAAAGCACTTCGAATTCAAATCCAAGGTCCAACGTAGAAGAGAACTCTAGTTATGCCAAGGATATGGAATCTGATATTGGTTCAATTCAGAAAACCTGTGTAGGTCTCGACCGCAGAGAAGATATTTTTGAAGTTAATGGTGTTGTAAGTGCTACTTCAAATTCAAATCTGAAGCCCAAGAGAGACGAAAATTCTGATTGTATCAAGGATGACAAGTTGGATACTGGTGCAATAACCTGTGTAGGGCAAGACTGCAAAGAAATAAGTGAGGTTAGTGGAAATGTAAGCCCTTCAGATTCAAATCAAAGGTCCAACATTGAAGAGAACTCTAGTTGTGTCAAGGATATGAAATTTGGTATGGGTTCAGTACAGAAAAACCGTGTAGGTCTCGACCGCGGAAAAGATATTTTTGAAGCAAGTGATGTTGTATGTGCTACTTCGAGTGACCGCAGAAAAGATATTTTTAAAGTTAATGGTGTTGTCTGTGGTACTTCGAGTTCAAATTTGAAGTCCAACAGAGACGAAAACTTTGATTGTATCAGGGATGACAAATCTGATACTGGTGCAGTAACCTGTGTAGGTAATGACTGTAAAGAAATAGTTGAAGCTAATGGAAATGTAGGCACTTCAGATTCAAATCCAAGGTCCAATGAAGAAGGGAACTCTAATCATGTCAAGGACAACAAATCCGATACTGGTGCAATAAACTTTGTAGGTGTCGACTGTGAAGAAGAAATAATTGAAGTTAATGGTAATGCAAGCACTTCAAATTTAAATCCAGGGTCCAATGAAGACGAGAACTCTGATATCGGTTCCTTACAAAATAACTGTGTAGGTTTCAATCACGAagaagaaacaattgaagttaatagTAATGTAAACAGTACTTCAAATTCAAACCGGAAGTTCAGTGAAGAAATGGATGAGCAGTGTCTTGAAGCAGCGGCTTCCTGCTCCAAGAGGTTGAATTCCAAACGGAATAAACGGAAGAGGAAAGCTAAAATGCGGCTGGTGGCTGATGTTGTTGCAGATGCAAAGCCTGACACTTTGGAGGAACGAGACAAGATTAATGGGTCGACTTGGGCCATTGATCAACGCGTAATTTATCGACGTATGTCAAGTAGAataaaagatgaagatgaagttgatggaatcaaggaaacTACTGCTATAAATTATATACTAGAAACAAGGTCAGCTGAGAGGCTTCAGAAGATAAGGCAGGATAGAAAGAATAACAATACTGCTGAGGATGACATTAATGTTGTTGAGAAAAAGCCTACACTTGAGGTCAAGCTTAAACATCGTAAACCCCAACCATCAACAGTAGAAGTGAATACTCCTATAAAAAATGACAGCAAG AGCAAACCAGTAGTTACAAGGTCTCAGGTAAAGCGTAGTTTGCGCAGTGTAAACGGAGTATCAACCATCAGGCGACTAAGGAGTAGAGGAAAATCTTGA